AACGCAAAATCCCATACTTTGGCGTGTGTCTCGGAATGCAGGTCGCAGTCGTGGAGTTTGCGCGGCACGTAGCGGAGTTGAGGGGTGCTCACTCCAGCGAGATCGACCCCGAAACACCGTACCCTGTGATTGACCTGTTGCCTGAGCAGAAGTTTGTCGAAGACAAAGGCGGTACGATGCGCCTTGGTGGTTACGAGTGCCAGGTGATACCGGACACGCACGCTGCGAAGGCGTACGGCAAAGACATGATTGTAGAACGCCATCGCCACCGTTTTGAGTTCAACAACGAATATCGCGACACGCTTACGGGCGCCGGTCTCGTCATCAGCGGTACGTCTCCGGATGGACGGCTAGTGGAGATGATTGAGGTTCAGGACCACCCTTGGTACGTGGGCGTCCAGTTCCACCCGGAATTTACATCGCGTCCGAATCGGGCACAGCCATTATTCCGCAATTTTGTCGGACATGCCCTCAAGTATCAGCAAGGGCGCTAACTCTGAGGTATCAGTAAGGCGGCTGGGTCTGAAGTGTTGGCAGATCCGCTGGCGCTGAGGTACCAGTAAGGCGGCTGGGGCTGACCTATCAGCAACGTCACCCAAGTTTCAGCGAAGCCGCAGTAACCTAGAAAGATGTCAAGATTAGATTGTCGAGGAAGCCACTGTTTTTTGTGGCTTCCTCGACTCCTTTATGCGGTGATTTTCATCACGAGGGGCAACGTCGACTGAATAGCGCGTTGCACAACGGGCCCTTACGCACCATAGGTGCGTAAGCAGTGTTCATCCAGGCACTCCGACGACTCCTTGCGCACCCGTGGTGCGTAAGCAACGCCTGTTTTGCTGATTTGATGCTCCCTTACGCACCCACGGTGCTTAAGCGACGCTAATCCAGGTACTTCGATGGGCCCTTACGCACCGATGGTGCGTAAGCGACGCTCATCCAGACACTCCGACGGACCCTTACGCACCCACGGTGCGTAAGCAACGCCTGTTTTGCCGATTTTGATGCTCCCTTACGCACCCACGGTCCGTAAGCAGTGTTCATCCAGGCACTCCAACGACTCCTTGCGCACCCGTGGTGCGTAAGCAACGCCTGTTTTGCTGATTTGATGCTCCCTTACGCACCCACGGTGCTTAAGCGACGCTCATCCAGGTACTTCGATGGGCCCTTACGCACCCATGGTGCGTAAGCGACGCTCATCCAGGCACTCCGACGGACCCTTACGCACCCACGGTGCGTAAGCGGCGCTCATCCAGGCACTCCGACGACTCCTTGCGCACCCGTGGTGCGCAAGCAACGCCTGAGAAGGCGTTATTGAAACTACGATAGCGGATAACGCGCTCGGAGCGCGTTAATTCAACTGGAACCGTGCTGGTGGGGTCGAAATAGCGCGTTGTAGAAGCGCTACCGCCCAGACCCGGACACCATCGGATGAATAGTGCGCTGCGAAGGCGTTATTGAAACTACGATAGCGGATAACGCGCTCGGAGCGCGTTAATTCAACTGGAACCGTGCTGGTGGGGTGGAAATAGCGCGTTGTAGAAGCGCTACCGCTCAGACCCGGTCACCATCGGATGAATAGCGCGCTGCGAAGGCGTTATTGAAACTACGATAGCGGTTAACGCGCTCGGGGCGCGTTAATTCAACTGGAACCGTGCCGGTGGGGTGGAAATAGCGCGTCGTCGAAGCGCTACCGCTGGAACCACCCTTCTGGGTGAGACTGGTACTTCCACCCCTCCTTAAGCACCCATGATGCGTAAGACCCACTCAAATGTGTGCAGCTCAGGTGCCCTTTTTGTTTTCTGCATGTTTCGGATTGCGAAGTTTGCAGGAGAAATACGAACCTTTAGCGAAAGATACATCGTTTCCATCGACGTTTGTTGGCCGGTTCCATGGGCATGCATTTGGTGCTCAAGGGCAACCGTGTCCTGCTTTGAGTTGGAGGCACTCGCTTCAACAACTGTATAAGTAACCGGTGTTACACCAGAACTCACTAGAATATCATCCTTCCGTGGCAGGTATTGTGTGGCGGAGTAAAGGAGGAGACTGCTTGGGCAAGAAAGTTCTGATTGTGGACGACCAATTTGGCATTCGTGTATTACTGCAGGAGGTATTGTCACAAGAGGGGTACACCGTGTTTCAGGCTCCCAACGGCCTCAAAGCGTTGGAATTGGTTAAGACAGAATCTCCGGATTTGATTTTACTCGACATGAAGATTCCGGGCATGGATGGGCTTGAAATTCTGCGCAATATCCGGAAGATGGAGGTAGACACTAAGGTCATCATGATGACGGCCTATGGTGAGTTGGACCTAATCCAAGAGGCCATGGAAATGGGAGCTCTCGCACATTTTACCAAACCGTTTGACATTGATGAATTAAGGCAGGCAGTTCGAGCACAATTGCTGTAGGTGAATGATGTAAGCGTTCGCTGAAAAGGCACGTACAGTGAGAGGTTCCGTTAGTATAGAGGGACGAATCCCCGCATGAATGCAGGATGAATCCCGACACAGAGAGAAAATTCGACCATCTGAAATGGGTCCAGGGGCACTGGCGTGATTATGAAACGCGATGGAACAACAATACATACACAGACCTAACGAATCACCAAGTAACAAAGGGCTGATGACGCCCCCATCCTCGCCGATAGCGGATCACCCATAACCGAGAAACGAATCTGCAATGAGACTCACCCATAATGGAATCGACAGGGCGCGCAAACATCGTGCGCCCTCGTGTTGTGGGTAAAAGGGGAGGCATACCGTTTGGAATCAGGCAATCAGCAAGAAGCCCAGCGCAATTCGGCAAGTGCAGCAGGCAGTCCGCAAGGCGGCGAACGCAATCTCGAGGGACCCTGGGAAGTTGTCATACGCCTGCGTATGAGCGAGCACGACGCGCACTATGGCGGTCGGTTGGTGGATGGTGCAAGGATGCTGGGTCTGTTTGGAGACGTGGCTACTGAACTTCTCATCCGCCACGACGGTGACGAAGGGCTATTTGTGGCATACGACTGCGTGGAGTTTAAGGC
The Alicyclobacillus curvatus genome window above contains:
- a CDS encoding response regulator, which encodes MGKKVLIVDDQFGIRVLLQEVLSQEGYTVFQAPNGLKALELVKTESPDLILLDMKIPGMDGLEILRNIRKMEVDTKVIMMTAYGELDLIQEAMEMGALAHFTKPFDIDELRQAVRAQLL